TGGTGAGGCAGAAAACCAATAAGAAAGCAAGCATAAATACCCACCAATAAACCGGTGTTTTGAGGGCAAAGTTTTCCAGCCATTTATGGATAGCATAGTAGGCAACCGGAGCCGCCAAGGCAAAACAGATACATAATATATATATGTAAGTCTTATTAAACATGATCAGGATCTCGGAAGTAGTCGAGCCCATTATTTTTCGTATGCCGATTTCTTTTTTGCGGTATTGGCTATCGAATACCACCAGTCCGAATACTCCGACCATCGAAATGAACACGGCAATCAAACTGAATAGGGTTATCAGCGAACTCAGGTTCTCTTCCTTCTCATACAAAGTATTTAATACCTGATCGAAGAACTTAACGTTAAACGGATAATCCGGATGTATCTCATTTAGTACACTTTTCACATGAGCCATTGCTGCTTGCAGGTTCGAATCACCCTTTACCTTTATATAAGCATAATCCGCTCCACCGCCATACCCCTTACCACGCACATAGAAAGCCATAGGAGTAACTTCTGTACGGAAGGACGCAAATTTTATATCCGGAATAAAGCCGACTATGTTGGCTCCATCGATCTTATCCCCCAAACTTATATCGTATAGATTTCTCGCCCGTTCATTAAATATGAAAGCCCCTTCGGCTGTCAAAGCATCTTCCTCCCGGAAATCCCGGCCCTCAGTCACAGGAATATTCATGACCTTAAGAAACGACGGATCTATCGGCATGCACTGGAACTGTATATTCTCGCCTTTCAATTCACGCCCCCACTCCATATATTGATCCTGGCTCGATAGCATGAACTCACCATAAGTGACATCCTCTATACCTGAAAAAGTCTTCAGGCTACTCCTGAAAGCGTCCGAACTCTTCAATACAGGTGCAGTCAGGTTCGTCACAATTATTTGATCCTTATCATACCCTAACGGACTATTTTGCATAAAGCGATTCTGCAAAGACATAAACATCGAACCGATAATCAAAGTAAAAGAAACTATAAACTGTATGCATATAAGCACATTACGCAATCTTCGTCCTGCTGGAGACAGACCGAAACTCCCTTTCAAAACCAATGCCGGAGAAAAAGAAGTCATATAATAGGAAGGATACAAACCTGCTAGTAATCCGGTCAGCAATGCGATCAAAGCCGTTGCGGAAAGTAACAACGGATGGGCAAACAAAGACATATCCGCATCTACCAACTTCGCTATCGTACTGTTGCCAGCCATATGGACCATCCACAAAGCCAGTAAATAAGCCACCGTACTGATACAAACAGCCTCCATCAATAGCGAGAAGCGCAATACGCCATCGGAACTGCCCAACACCTTTTGTGTATTAATACTTTTCACACGCATCGGCGTCAGTGCCGTACTGAAATTGGTAAAATTTATACCTGCAATAATCAGTATGACCAATGAAATAGCGATAAGAACCAATACCGTTTGCCGACTAGACTTGGGAGTCATATCGAAAGTTACATCCATTGCATAATGTACATCCGGTAAACGAGTCAAGCGAAAATTAGGCTCACCTGAATACCACGACATATTCTTTCCCAGTTCATTCTTTTTATAATAGACTAAAAAATCACTCACCAGATCCTTTGCTGACTCAGGATGGTCAAGACGGACATAAAAGTTATAGCTTGAATTTCCCCAATTATGCAAATCTGCTTTCTCATCCATCTTCAAAAAAATAGCATTTCGGATAATACTATTAAGGGGAAGATCCTTATAAATGCCACCTATCGTGTAATTTCCTTCCGGTGTAGTGAAAAAACCGACCAACAGTCCTTTACTCTCCTTTGCTGTAATCTGTTTACCAACAGCCGACTCTTCTCCGAATATTTTACGCGCCAAACTTTCCGGAACCAGCACCTTACCCGGTTCTTTCAGAGCATCTACCGAACCATCCAATATATCGAAGTCAAAGACATCCGTAAAAGAAGGATCAACAATCATGGTCGGTTCCATATAGGTACTTTTTTCTACTCCTTTATCGACCGAATAAAATGTTTCATTATAAAACGGAGAGGTAACCGCCCCTGCCACAATATGCGGAGAGAAATTCATAAAAACATTAGCCATCGGACGTGACAGGACAGCCTGTGTCGACTCCTTATCCCACTGAAGCTC
This is a stretch of genomic DNA from Parabacteroides chongii. It encodes these proteins:
- a CDS encoding ABC transporter permease — translated: MKTIIRNFISVLRRFKMATILNILGLSVAFAAFMVIMMQVDYDKNFDTFHKNADNIYRVELQWDKESTQAVLSRPMANVFMNFSPHIVAGAVTSPFYNETFYSVDKGVEKSTYMEPTMIVDPSFTDVFDFDILDGSVDALKEPGKVLVPESLARKIFGEESAVGKQITAKESKGLLVGFFTTPEGNYTIGGIYKDLPLNSIIRNAIFLKMDEKADLHNWGNSSYNFYVRLDHPESAKDLVSDFLVYYKKNELGKNMSWYSGEPNFRLTRLPDVHYAMDVTFDMTPKSSRQTVLVLIAISLVILIIAGINFTNFSTALTPMRVKSINTQKVLGSSDGVLRFSLLMEAVCISTVAYLLALWMVHMAGNSTIAKLVDADMSLFAHPLLLSATALIALLTGLLAGLYPSYYMTSFSPALVLKGSFGLSPAGRRLRNVLICIQFIVSFTLIIGSMFMSLQNRFMQNSPLGYDKDQIIVTNLTAPVLKSSDAFRSSLKTFSGIEDVTYGEFMLSSQDQYMEWGRELKGENIQFQCMPIDPSFLKVMNIPVTEGRDFREEDALTAEGAFIFNERARNLYDISLGDKIDGANIVGFIPDIKFASFRTEVTPMAFYVRGKGYGGGADYAYIKVKGDSNLQAAMAHVKSVLNEIHPDYPFNVKFFDQVLNTLYEKEENLSSLITLFSLIAVFISMVGVFGLVVFDSQYRKKEIGIRKIMGSTTSEILIMFNKTYIYILCICFALAAPVAYYAIHKWLENFALKTPVYWWVFMLAFLLVFCLTILTVTFQNWRVANENPVYSIKDN